From the genome of Streptacidiphilus sp. PB12-B1b:
GGAGAGCGCAGTGCTGCCGTCAGGTAGCTGATGTGCTTTGTGTTGCTCGGTAGCGCGATGGCGGTGTCCCGTAGCGGCTGACGAATGCCTGGCGGAGCGTTTCAGCAGTTCCGAAGCCGCATTGCGCGGCCACGCTCGCCACGGGGAGCGAGGTGGAGGTCAGGAGGTGAGCGGCGGCCTCGGTGCGCGCGTCGCGCACGAAACGGCCTGGCGCCTTTCCAAGGTGGTCGATGAACAGGCGAGTCAGGTGGCGTTCGCTCACTCCCGCGTGGGCTGCCAAAACGGTGGCGGTCAGGTCGCCGGCCAAGTGGCTGGCGATGTAGTCGACGACTCGCTTGACCAGCCCGTTCGTGGGTGCTGCGGCGGCTGTGAACATGCTCATCTGTGCCTGGTTGCCGGGTCGTTGCAGATAGGTGACCAGGCCGCGGGCCACTGCGCGCGCCAGCTCCGCGCCGTGGTCCTCCTCGATGAAGGCCAGGGTCAGGTCCAGGGCGCTGGTGACGCCCGCCGCAGTGGACACGCTTCCATCGCGGATGTAGATCGGCGCCGGATCCACGGTGATCTCCGGGTAGGCGCAGGCCAGTCGCTCGGCATACCACCAGTGAGTGGTGGCGCGTTTCCCCTTGAGCAGGCCGGCGGCAGCCAGCACGGTGGCCCCGGTGCAGACCGAGGCCACTCTGCGGCTCTCCCTGGCCAGGCGGCGGACATGGCCG
Proteins encoded in this window:
- a CDS encoding GlxA family transcriptional regulator — encoded protein: MEDRVVVVVGYDGAELLDIACVTTSLITANRLGASPAYAMSVATPGGRAITCDSGLTLHSQRSLERLKGPLDTLIVSGGFGHQAAGDNPRIVGHVRRLARESRRVASVCTGATVLAAAGLLKGKRATTHWWYAERLACAYPEITVDPAPIYIRDGSVSTAAGVTSALDLTLAFIEEDHGAELARAVARGLVTYLQRPGNQAQMSMFTAAAAPTNGLVKRVVDYIASHLAGDLTATVLAAHAGVSERHLTRLFIDHLGKAPGRFVRDARTEAAAHLLTSTSLPVASVAAQCGFGTAETLRQAFVSRYGTPPSRYRATQSTSAT